A single region of the Pseudomonas sp. B21-023 genome encodes:
- the lptM gene encoding LPS translocon maturation chaperone LptM: MKRLISSLAALVAVACLVSACGQKGPLYLPEDGKDGKGPRKSHQHAKPVQPQPVLEQQQEQPEESPAQ; the protein is encoded by the coding sequence ATGAAACGCCTGATTTCCTCCCTCGCGGCGCTGGTCGCGGTCGCCTGCCTCGTTTCGGCCTGCGGTCAGAAAGGCCCCCTGTACCTGCCAGAAGACGGCAAGGACGGCAAAGGCCCGCGCAAGTCGCACCAGCATGCCAAGCCAGTCCAGCCGCAACCTGTGCTGGAGCAGCAGCAAGAGCAGCCAGAAGAGTCGCCCGCGCAGTAA
- the cyaY gene encoding iron donor protein CyaY, translated as MSLSEARFHDLVDATQQALEDLFDESGMDLDMENSAGVLTIKFDNGSQLIFSRQEPLRQLWLADKSGGFHFDYDEESGKWVCEKSEELLGEMLERIVWERAGEKLDFDEI; from the coding sequence ATGAGTTTGAGCGAAGCGCGTTTCCACGACCTGGTCGACGCGACCCAACAGGCCCTGGAAGATCTGTTCGATGAAAGCGGCATGGACCTGGACATGGAGAACTCCGCTGGCGTCCTGACCATCAAGTTCGATAACGGCAGCCAGCTGATCTTCAGCCGCCAGGAGCCGCTGCGCCAATTGTGGCTGGCGGACAAGTCCGGTGGTTTCCACTTCGATTACGACGAAGAGAGCGGCAAGTGGGTGTGCGAGAAGAGCGAAGAGCTGCTCGGCGAGATGCTCGAGCGCATCGTCTGGGAGCGGGCCGGCGAGAAGCTGGACTTCGACGAGATCTGA
- a CDS encoding DUF1289 domain-containing protein, whose amino-acid sequence MSEQPRPPKPLYSNVSPAVPSPCISICRLDEYKVCTGCHRHVEHIREWRSADDERRRQICREALALKTGRQA is encoded by the coding sequence ATGAGCGAACAGCCCAGGCCGCCCAAGCCGCTCTACAGCAATGTGAGCCCGGCGGTGCCGTCACCTTGTATCAGCATATGTCGGCTGGATGAGTACAAGGTCTGTACCGGCTGCCACCGCCACGTCGAGCATATCCGTGAGTGGCGCTCGGCCGATGACGAACGGCGCCGGCAGATCTGCCGCGAGGCGCTGGCCCTGAAAACAGGGCGCCAGGCATAG
- the rnk gene encoding nucleoside diphosphate kinase regulator has protein sequence MSTKPSLILTRLDVQRLERLLDALDESTPGVLALQDELDRAENVVGHEEVPAGVVTMNSRVHCREIASGKDYHLTLVYPKDAGPEGNVSILAPIGCALLGLSVGDQIDWPAPGGKTLKLELLAVEYQPEAAGDFDL, from the coding sequence ATGAGCACCAAGCCTTCCCTCATCCTCACCCGACTGGACGTGCAGCGTCTCGAGCGCCTGCTCGACGCCCTCGATGAAAGCACCCCGGGTGTGCTCGCCCTGCAGGACGAGCTGGACCGCGCCGAAAACGTGGTGGGTCACGAGGAAGTCCCGGCCGGCGTGGTGACCATGAACTCCCGCGTGCACTGCCGCGAGATCGCCAGTGGCAAGGATTACCACCTGACCCTGGTGTATCCGAAGGACGCTGGCCCTGAAGGCAACGTCTCGATCCTTGCGCCGATCGGCTGCGCACTGCTGGGCCTGTCGGTGGGCGACCAGATCGACTGGCCGGCGCCGGGCGGCAAGACGCTCAAGCTCGAGCTGCTGGCAGTCGAGTACCAGCCGGAAGCGGCAGGCGATTTCGATCTCTGA